The Natrinema salifodinae genome includes a window with the following:
- a CDS encoding phosphosulfolactate synthase, translating into MTERPFDRAFDFLHVNHRPDKPREKGITEIRGPYYDPMGPRELRDILETMGWYVDIYKYSGGSFALMDRETVRELNEICHEHDVQVSTGGFVENVLVRDNDQVEAYVEEADDLGFDIVEISSGFLAIDTDDLVALTELVADRGLQPKPEINVQFGAGGASSEEELLSEVQQDPRLAIEEGRRHLDAGAYKLMVEAEGITENVTDWRTDVVYEIASELGIENCVFEAPGPEMFEWYLKNFGPNVNLFVDNSQIVELECLRSGLWGKTTSWGRVASYERGPDE; encoded by the coding sequence ATGACCGAGCGACCGTTCGACCGCGCGTTCGACTTCCTGCACGTCAACCACCGGCCTGACAAGCCCCGCGAGAAAGGCATCACCGAGATCCGCGGCCCCTACTACGACCCGATGGGGCCGCGCGAACTCAGAGATATCCTCGAGACGATGGGTTGGTACGTAGACATCTACAAGTACTCCGGCGGCTCGTTCGCCCTAATGGACCGCGAGACGGTCCGGGAACTCAACGAGATCTGCCACGAGCACGACGTGCAGGTCTCCACCGGCGGGTTCGTCGAGAACGTGCTCGTCCGGGACAACGATCAGGTCGAAGCGTACGTCGAAGAGGCCGACGACCTCGGCTTCGACATCGTCGAGATTTCGTCCGGATTCCTCGCCATCGACACCGACGACCTGGTCGCGCTCACGGAACTGGTCGCCGACCGCGGCCTGCAACCGAAACCCGAGATCAACGTCCAGTTCGGCGCCGGCGGCGCCTCGAGCGAAGAGGAACTCCTCTCGGAGGTACAGCAGGATCCCCGCCTGGCGATCGAGGAGGGACGGCGCCACCTCGACGCCGGCGCGTACAAGCTGATGGTCGAGGCCGAGGGGATCACGGAAAACGTCACTGACTGGCGGACGGACGTGGTCTACGAGATCGCGAGCGAACTCGGCATCGAAAACTGCGTTTTCGAGGCCCCGGGACCGGAGATGTTCGAGTGGTATCTCAAGAACTTCGGGCCGAACGTGAACCTGTTCGTCGACAACTCTCAGATCGTCGAACTCGAATGTCTGCGCTCCGGGCTGTGGGGGAAGACGACCTCGTGGGGACGGGTCGCCTCGTACGAGCGCGGTCCCGATGAGTAG
- a CDS encoding methylglyoxal synthase has translation MTRVALIAHDEKKPDLIEFAQEHETQLREYELTATGTTGKRLLEETDLDVDRKESGPLGGDLMIGAEVAEGKLDGIVFLRDPLRAQPHEPDISALLRICDVHDTALATNLASAQFLIEGLAE, from the coding sequence ATGACGCGCGTCGCGCTGATCGCCCACGACGAGAAGAAGCCGGATCTCATCGAGTTCGCGCAGGAGCACGAGACGCAGTTGCGCGAGTACGAACTGACTGCGACCGGGACGACCGGCAAACGGCTGCTGGAGGAGACCGACCTCGACGTCGATCGCAAGGAGTCGGGCCCGCTCGGCGGCGACCTGATGATCGGAGCGGAGGTCGCTGAGGGGAAACTCGACGGAATCGTCTTCCTCCGCGATCCACTGCGGGCCCAGCCCCACGAACCCGACATCTCGGCGCTGTTGCGCATCTGCGACGTCCACGACACCGCGCTGGCGACGAACCTCGCGTCCGCGCAGTTTCTCATCGAGGGCCTGGCGGAGTAA
- a CDS encoding ABC transporter permease, with product MSLAKFLLTRLLQGVFVVWGVVTVMFGLRAVSPGDPANLIVGEAADPAIRDQVREQYGLNEPIYVQYFDYVRGMVVGDFGYSFQSGREVEAMVVERIPATLELAVAATVIAIVIAVPLGVVSASRRNEPADYGATLFSLVGISTPNFWLGLMLILLFAVRFQDPMEAILGFSFPTGRRPVGLGEAALTLATTGNAGGLFTWLRHIALPAITLGTYFTALITRLTRSGMIDELGKPYVAATEAKGLPGALIRYKHVLRNTMIPIITVLGLQLGTLIGGAVITETVFNWPGLGDRLIQALNSRDWPLMQGIIVFIGIGFVLINIAVDTLYASLDPRVTDE from the coding sequence ATGTCCCTCGCAAAGTTCCTGCTAACGCGACTCCTCCAGGGCGTGTTCGTCGTCTGGGGAGTGGTCACCGTCATGTTCGGACTGCGAGCGGTCTCGCCAGGCGATCCCGCCAATCTTATCGTGGGAGAGGCGGCCGATCCGGCGATCCGCGACCAGGTCCGCGAACAGTACGGACTGAACGAACCGATATACGTCCAGTACTTCGACTACGTACGGGGGATGGTCGTCGGCGACTTCGGCTACTCGTTCCAGTCGGGTCGGGAAGTCGAGGCGATGGTCGTCGAGCGGATCCCGGCAACCCTCGAGTTGGCCGTCGCGGCGACGGTCATCGCGATCGTCATCGCGGTGCCGCTCGGCGTGGTCAGCGCGTCCCGCCGGAACGAGCCGGCCGACTACGGGGCGACGCTGTTCTCGCTGGTCGGCATCTCGACGCCGAACTTCTGGCTGGGACTGATGCTCATCCTCCTCTTCGCCGTTCGGTTTCAGGACCCGATGGAGGCGATCCTCGGGTTCTCGTTCCCGACCGGTCGCCGACCGGTCGGGCTCGGCGAGGCCGCGCTCACGCTCGCGACGACCGGCAACGCCGGCGGCCTCTTCACCTGGCTACGCCACATCGCGCTGCCGGCCATCACGCTCGGGACCTACTTCACGGCCCTGATCACGCGGCTGACCCGCAGCGGCATGATCGACGAACTCGGCAAGCCCTACGTCGCGGCGACCGAGGCGAAGGGGCTGCCGGGCGCGCTGATCCGATACAAGCACGTGCTGCGGAACACGATGATCCCGATTATCACCGTGCTCGGGCTCCAGCTCGGAACGCTGATCGGCGGGGCCGTCATCACGGAGACCGTCTTTAACTGGCCCGGACTCGGCGACCGGCTCATCCAGGCGCTCAACTCCCGTGACTGGCCGCTCATGCAGGGGATCATCGTCTTCATCGGCATCGGCTTCGTCCTGATCAACATCGCCGTCGACACGCTCTACGCATCGCTCGATCCGCGGGTGACCGACGAATGA
- a CDS encoding bile acid:sodium symporter family protein: protein MNHFRTLVRSQRSLFVVLAATLAGVAYPAFSAPLQPILPILVAGLVFTAFYGFSFADLSVRALSIPIIASLGCLYLLVPIALYPIAALVLSGDVLLGVLIVLSAPLAAGSSIIWTRLSGGNALLATVIVLASMLLAPLAMPTTIALFADSPVDLSAAEMIVELGTIILGAGVLARLVPNGTVSDGQLDGFSVATLGIVIYVGVGDSTLSVDVFQLAIVCGIAIAALCLSAGIAYALYARGLRSDECLSVLFSSSMKNLSVSVMVGAVFGGGAIIASITAFHVAQQIVSSSLVRHLDSTATSSATSAQSSEPVSANQLGD, encoded by the coding sequence ATGAATCATTTCCGGACTCTCGTTCGATCACAGCGGTCGCTGTTCGTCGTACTGGCCGCCACGCTCGCCGGCGTAGCGTATCCCGCGTTCTCCGCCCCCCTTCAGCCGATACTCCCGATTCTCGTCGCCGGACTGGTCTTCACGGCGTTTTACGGGTTCAGTTTCGCCGATCTCTCGGTGCGGGCTCTCTCGATCCCAATCATCGCCTCGCTCGGCTGTCTCTATCTGCTCGTGCCGATCGCGCTGTACCCGATCGCCGCCCTGGTTCTCTCCGGGGACGTCTTACTCGGCGTCCTCATCGTCCTCTCCGCACCGCTGGCCGCCGGCAGTTCGATCATCTGGACGCGCCTGAGCGGGGGAAACGCGCTCCTGGCGACGGTCATCGTCCTCGCTTCGATGCTCCTCGCGCCGCTCGCGATGCCGACCACTATCGCGCTCTTTGCCGATTCGCCGGTCGACCTCTCCGCCGCCGAGATGATCGTCGAACTCGGGACTATCATTCTGGGCGCGGGAGTGCTCGCACGTCTCGTCCCGAACGGGACCGTTTCCGACGGCCAATTGGACGGATTCTCCGTCGCGACGCTCGGGATCGTGATCTACGTCGGCGTCGGGGATTCCACCCTCTCCGTCGACGTCTTTCAACTCGCGATCGTCTGCGGTATCGCGATCGCGGCACTGTGTCTCAGTGCGGGGATCGCCTACGCGTTGTACGCGCGTGGATTGCGGAGCGACGAGTGTCTTTCCGTGCTCTTCTCCAGTTCGATGAAGAACCTGAGCGTATCGGTGATGGTCGGGGCGGTGTTCGGTGGCGGGGCGATCATCGCCAGCATAACCGCATTTCACGTCGCCCAGCAGATCGTGAGTAGTTCGCTCGTTCGGCACCTCGATTCGACCGCCACCAGCTCCGCTACCTCCGCACAGTCGTCAGAGCCAGTCTCGGCGAACCAGCTCGGCGACTAA
- a CDS encoding SDR family NAD(P)-dependent oxidoreductase produces MAQSKTAVIAGVGPGLGESIARKFVAEGCRVGLFARSAEYLDDLAADLGDDTVAVPTDITEPDQVEAGFREVRDEFGPVDVLVNHASGGAWRGLRDVDPDEFERAWRVSAYGALLCSREAVDDMLAADGDEDGGTVIFTGATSAVRGRGGAIGFSAAKFAVRGMAESMARELGPEGIHVAHVVIDGQIETPSVRESRPDRDEDEYLDPDAIADSYWHLVTQDRSAWTLELDLRPHVEEF; encoded by the coding sequence ATGGCGCAATCGAAGACGGCCGTCATCGCCGGCGTCGGCCCCGGTCTCGGTGAATCGATCGCCCGCAAATTCGTCGCAGAAGGCTGTCGGGTTGGCCTGTTCGCCCGCTCGGCGGAGTACCTCGACGACCTGGCTGCGGACCTCGGCGACGACACTGTCGCCGTCCCGACGGATATCACCGAGCCCGACCAGGTCGAAGCGGGGTTTCGCGAGGTCCGCGACGAGTTCGGCCCGGTGGACGTGCTCGTCAATCACGCCAGCGGCGGCGCCTGGCGGGGGCTCCGGGACGTCGACCCGGACGAGTTCGAACGGGCCTGGCGCGTCTCGGCCTACGGCGCCCTGCTGTGCTCCCGGGAGGCGGTCGACGACATGCTCGCCGCGGATGGGGACGAGGACGGCGGGACCGTCATCTTCACGGGCGCGACATCGGCGGTGCGCGGCCGGGGCGGCGCGATCGGGTTCAGCGCAGCCAAGTTCGCCGTCCGCGGGATGGCTGAGTCGATGGCCCGCGAACTCGGACCGGAGGGGATCCACGTCGCCCACGTCGTAATCGACGGCCAGATCGAGACGCCGTCGGTCCGCGAGTCCCGGCCCGACCGCGACGAGGACGAGTACCTCGACCCGGACGCGATCGCCGACTCCTACTGGCACCTGGTGACCCAGGACCGGTCGGCCTGGACGCTCGAACTCGATCTCCGGCCGCACGTCGAGGAGTTCTGA
- a CDS encoding DUF2240 family protein produces MSLRVAVAAPFIQNGTRRLKENEFVVALSLDRDWFSPDQSKRLIDVATQEGLLEREDDALAVTFDPAEVTVPEEFVPDEDLLRERSAFERVLDSLVAEGVEKHEAVGAINTLQQELGLTIEAAAVVYARREGLDVDDLVPVARSAVLEAEES; encoded by the coding sequence ATGAGCCTTCGCGTCGCGGTCGCCGCCCCGTTCATCCAGAACGGCACCCGTCGCCTCAAGGAAAACGAGTTCGTCGTCGCCCTCTCGCTCGATCGCGACTGGTTCTCCCCCGACCAGTCCAAGCGGCTGATCGACGTCGCCACCCAGGAGGGACTGCTCGAGCGCGAGGACGACGCCCTCGCGGTGACGTTCGATCCCGCCGAAGTGACGGTTCCCGAGGAGTTCGTGCCCGACGAGGACCTCCTGCGCGAGCGGTCCGCGTTCGAGCGCGTCCTCGATTCGCTGGTCGCCGAGGGCGTGGAGAAACACGAGGCCGTCGGCGCGATCAACACCCTTCAACAGGAGTTGGGGTTGACCATCGAAGCCGCCGCGGTCGTCTACGCCAGGCGGGAGGGACTCGACGTGGACGACCTGGTGCCTGTCGCTCGATCGGCCGTGCTCGAAGCCGAAGAGAGTTAG
- a CDS encoding ABC transporter permease codes for MIPDRLKANLGREFRRSLLAKLGLVLLALILFMAVFAPLLATHNPTRTGYLDENGNEYPPLGTEYTTQIGEDGEFVDVEVEPTSEHILGTNNIGQDVFSRLVYGARTSLLVGLLGTGLAVLIGVPFGLIAGYYGGRVDDAMMRIADVMLAFPSLVLALALIGVFGTAGFSVPDPIVTAGLADGMPASTTIPGTVTIVVALVTWVWFARVARGEALSIRNEEYVTAARSLGASDRTILLKHVLPNSLTPVIVLATIQVAAVILLESSLSFLGFSGTTLSWGYEIQRGQDYLYSRWWIATVPGIGIVLSVISVNLLGDWFRDALDPNIEGEGR; via the coding sequence ATGATTCCGGACCGACTCAAAGCGAACCTGGGACGGGAGTTCCGACGGAGCCTGCTGGCGAAACTGGGGCTCGTCCTCCTGGCCCTGATCCTGTTCATGGCCGTCTTCGCACCGCTGCTCGCGACTCACAACCCGACGCGGACGGGGTATCTCGACGAGAACGGCAACGAGTACCCGCCGCTCGGGACCGAGTACACCACCCAGATCGGCGAGGACGGCGAGTTCGTCGACGTCGAGGTCGAACCGACGAGCGAGCACATTCTCGGGACGAACAACATCGGCCAGGACGTCTTCTCTCGCCTGGTCTACGGCGCGCGGACGTCGCTGCTGGTCGGCCTGCTGGGCACCGGGCTCGCGGTGCTCATCGGCGTCCCGTTCGGCCTGATCGCGGGCTACTACGGGGGACGCGTCGACGACGCGATGATGCGGATCGCCGACGTGATGCTCGCGTTCCCGTCGCTCGTGCTCGCGCTCGCCCTGATCGGCGTCTTCGGGACGGCCGGGTTCAGCGTCCCCGATCCGATCGTGACGGCCGGCCTGGCCGACGGGATGCCGGCGAGCACGACCATCCCGGGGACCGTGACGATCGTCGTCGCGCTGGTCACGTGGGTCTGGTTCGCCCGCGTGGCCCGCGGCGAAGCGCTGTCGATCCGCAACGAGGAGTACGTCACGGCCGCGCGGAGCCTCGGCGCGAGCGACCGGACGATCCTACTGAAACACGTCCTGCCGAACAGCCTCACGCCGGTGATCGTACTCGCGACGATCCAGGTGGCTGCAGTGATCCTCCTCGAGAGTTCGCTGTCGTTCCTCGGGTTCTCCGGGACGACGCTCTCGTGGGGGTACGAGATCCAGCGGGGGCAGGACTACCTGTACTCGCGGTGGTGGATCGCGACGGTTCCGGGGATCGGGATCGTCCTGTCGGTGATCAGCGTCAACCTGCTGGGCGACTGGTTCCGCGACGCACTGGACCCGAACATCGAGGGAGAAGGACGATGA
- a CDS encoding ABC transporter substrate-binding protein produces MSWDTSQRSTRRSFLTAAGASSVVAVAGCLGEEGDDTDEIVITLSQFPDTVDPIDHITGDYFDVFDHVYEPLFNIEPGEAPEPRVIEDWEHDDGAVDLMLRDDVQFHDGQDLTAEDVVFTLRRQIDPEFGTASSQVAGLGSIEGAEPVDEHTVRFEYSGASALAEYEFGNYARAMNAEWAQELGAEDDEITGDSADVFNGTGPYEVVDFTPGTRIELETFDDYWGEDPPVERLVFNADEESSGRVSALEAGESDLTINVLPEDVQRVNDEQDTEARRVTSFRNIFCPMKNESEPFDSQAFRQAMNYAVDNQAVIDNVLSSFGEPMSQPTPPGVNGYNPDLDPYPHDPDQAEQLVEESGYGGVEIELVAPQGRYLNDADVAETVADQIDQLETVSCSADVVDFGVVSDANSAGMDDYEIPFFMIGWGVITGDADYGVSGFFQEGGGVQSFRDEELDQAIEESKGIEDPEEREQQLQAVNEMAREKAPWIFLHLQESIYGVHEDVEWDPREDESVWVWEMNT; encoded by the coding sequence ATGTCGTGGGATACTAGCCAACGTTCAACGCGGCGGTCGTTCCTAACGGCCGCGGGTGCATCGTCAGTGGTGGCGGTTGCCGGCTGTCTCGGTGAGGAAGGCGACGACACCGACGAAATCGTTATCACGCTGTCGCAGTTTCCGGACACCGTCGATCCGATCGACCACATCACGGGCGACTACTTCGACGTCTTCGATCACGTCTACGAGCCGCTGTTTAACATCGAACCAGGCGAGGCGCCTGAACCCCGCGTCATCGAAGACTGGGAACACGACGACGGGGCAGTCGACCTGATGCTGCGCGACGACGTCCAGTTCCACGACGGACAGGACCTGACCGCCGAGGACGTCGTCTTCACGCTGCGCCGGCAGATCGACCCGGAGTTCGGCACTGCGTCCTCGCAAGTCGCCGGTCTAGGGTCGATCGAGGGCGCGGAGCCCGTCGACGAACACACCGTCCGGTTCGAGTACAGCGGCGCGTCGGCGCTGGCGGAGTACGAGTTCGGGAACTACGCCCGCGCGATGAACGCCGAGTGGGCACAGGAACTGGGCGCTGAAGACGACGAGATCACCGGCGACTCCGCCGACGTGTTCAACGGCACCGGGCCGTACGAGGTCGTCGACTTCACGCCAGGCACCCGAATCGAACTCGAAACATTCGACGACTACTGGGGCGAGGACCCGCCGGTCGAGCGGCTCGTGTTCAACGCCGACGAAGAGTCAAGCGGCCGCGTCTCGGCGCTCGAGGCCGGCGAGTCCGACCTCACCATCAACGTCCTCCCGGAGGACGTCCAGCGGGTCAACGACGAACAGGATACCGAGGCCCGCCGCGTGACCAGCTTCCGGAACATCTTCTGCCCGATGAAAAACGAGTCGGAGCCCTTCGACAGCCAGGCGTTCCGCCAGGCGATGAACTACGCCGTCGACAACCAGGCGGTCATCGACAACGTCCTCAGCAGTTTCGGCGAACCGATGAGCCAGCCCACGCCGCCGGGGGTCAACGGGTACAACCCCGACCTCGATCCGTATCCGCACGATCCCGACCAGGCGGAGCAACTCGTCGAGGAGAGCGGGTACGGCGGGGTCGAGATCGAACTGGTCGCTCCGCAGGGGCGATACCTCAACGACGCCGACGTCGCCGAGACCGTCGCCGACCAGATCGATCAGCTCGAGACCGTCAGCTGCAGCGCTGACGTCGTCGACTTCGGGGTCGTCTCCGACGCCAACTCCGCGGGTATGGACGACTACGAGATCCCGTTCTTCATGATCGGCTGGGGCGTCATCACCGGCGACGCCGACTACGGCGTCTCCGGGTTCTTCCAGGAGGGCGGCGGCGTCCAGAGCTTCCGCGACGAGGAACTCGACCAGGCGATCGAGGAGAGCAAGGGGATCGAGGATCCCGAGGAGCGCGAACAGCAGCTCCAGGCGGTAAACGAGATGGCCCGCGAGAAGGCGCCGTGGATCTTCCTCCACCTCCAGGAGAGCATCTACGGCGTCCACGAGGACGTCGAATGGGACCCTCGCGAGGACGAGAGCGTCTGGGTCTGGGAGATGAACACGTGA
- a CDS encoding HAD family hydrolase, with translation MIRAVVFDLDYTLAVPRRDRATILAEAASAAGAPSLTREEYLEAHRQNLTSETREPIFADLLADRESDADPAAVATAYRETIADALEPLPGVEDLLAALRKEYAVGLLTNGPVRAQRDKLETLGWEDAFDAALVTGELAAGKPDPRAFEAIASELGVVPDQAVYVGDDVETDIGGATEVGMAAIQVLLADGPGPDPRAVAHVDQAEVATAVPELVAELD, from the coding sequence ATGATACGGGCGGTCGTCTTCGACCTTGATTACACGCTCGCCGTTCCCCGCCGCGATCGGGCGACGATCCTCGCGGAGGCCGCGTCGGCGGCGGGCGCGCCCTCGCTGACCCGCGAGGAGTACCTGGAGGCCCACCGCCAGAACCTCACCAGCGAGACGCGCGAGCCCATCTTCGCCGACCTCCTGGCGGACCGCGAGAGCGACGCCGATCCCGCCGCCGTCGCGACGGCCTACCGCGAGACGATCGCCGACGCCCTCGAACCGCTGCCTGGCGTCGAGGACCTGCTCGCCGCCCTCCGGAAGGAGTACGCGGTCGGCCTGCTCACGAACGGCCCCGTGCGCGCCCAGCGGGACAAACTCGAGACGCTGGGCTGGGAAGACGCGTTCGACGCCGCCCTCGTCACCGGCGAGCTCGCGGCCGGCAAGCCGGACCCGCGGGCGTTCGAGGCGATCGCGAGCGAACTCGGCGTCGTGCCGGACCAGGCGGTCTACGTCGGCGACGACGTCGAGACCGACATCGGCGGCGCCACCGAGGTCGGCATGGCCGCGATTCAGGTGCTGCTCGCGGACGGACCCGGGCCGGACCCGCGGGCCGTCGCGCACGTGGACCAGGCCGAGGTCGCGACTGCGGTGCCGGAGCTCGTCGCGGAGCTCGATTGA
- a CDS encoding ABC transporter ATP-binding protein — protein sequence MTEDILRVNRLSTRFFTQEGQVNAVDDLDLRIERGEVFGIVGESGSGKSVTARSIVDLIESPGEITDGTIRFNDAELAAAVREDHPGAVDGDFVDLRAVPERLRRSLRGTSFSMIFQDPESSFNPSLTVGEQLAEAVEVQRRASATPRSTRARTKSSEYSLGNFVLSAMLPSRRYVSEESRERAIELLELVGIPDPVERADEYPHEYSGGMLQRAMIAQALAGEPDVLIADEPTTALDVTIQAQILDLLDDLQRETGMTILLITHNLGVVARMCDRVGVMYAGEIVERGTLADVFDDRVHPYTEGLLGSIPDLEGVRGRLDPIPGNVPSLLDAEMGDRCHFADRCPKAMADCLEHPPEYPAAGSEHHQARCVLAEMEYDPARALPEGYFDETERPAADKHAGPEEPEEEPPEERRHPPAETTGGEHQ from the coding sequence ATGACGGAAGACATACTCCGAGTCAACAGGCTTTCGACGCGATTCTTCACGCAAGAGGGACAGGTAAACGCCGTCGACGACCTCGACCTGCGGATCGAGCGCGGCGAGGTCTTCGGTATCGTCGGCGAGAGCGGTTCCGGGAAGAGCGTCACCGCCAGGTCGATCGTCGACCTGATCGAGTCGCCAGGCGAGATCACCGACGGGACGATCCGGTTCAACGACGCAGAGTTGGCCGCGGCGGTCCGCGAGGACCACCCCGGGGCGGTCGACGGTGACTTCGTCGACCTTCGGGCGGTCCCCGAGCGGCTCCGGCGGTCGCTCCGGGGGACGTCCTTCAGCATGATCTTCCAGGACCCCGAGAGCAGTTTCAACCCGAGCCTCACGGTGGGAGAACAGCTCGCTGAGGCCGTGGAGGTCCAGCGGCGGGCCAGCGCGACCCCGCGGTCGACGCGGGCCCGAACGAAGTCGTCCGAGTACTCGCTGGGCAATTTCGTCCTCTCGGCGATGCTTCCCTCCCGGCGATACGTCAGCGAGGAGAGCCGCGAGCGGGCGATCGAACTGCTCGAACTGGTCGGCATCCCCGACCCGGTCGAGCGGGCCGACGAGTACCCCCACGAGTACTCCGGGGGGATGCTCCAGCGGGCGATGATCGCCCAGGCGCTGGCCGGCGAGCCGGACGTGCTGATCGCCGACGAGCCGACGACGGCTCTGGACGTAACCATCCAGGCCCAGATCTTAGATCTGCTCGACGACCTCCAGCGCGAGACCGGGATGACGATCCTCTTGATCACGCACAATCTGGGCGTCGTCGCGCGGATGTGCGACCGCGTCGGCGTCATGTACGCCGGCGAGATCGTCGAACGGGGCACCCTCGCGGACGTCTTCGACGACCGGGTCCACCCCTACACCGAGGGCCTGCTCGGGTCGATCCCCGATCTCGAAGGCGTGCGCGGACGCCTCGACCCGATTCCGGGCAACGTCCCCAGCCTGCTCGACGCGGAGATGGGCGACCGGTGTCACTTCGCCGACCGCTGTCCGAAGGCCATGGCGGACTGCCTCGAGCATCCCCCCGAGTACCCGGCCGCGGGCAGCGAGCACCACCAGGCGCGCTGTGTCCTCGCCGAGATGGAGTACGATCCGGCAAGGGCGCTGCCGGAGGGCTACTTCGACGAGACGGAACGGCCTGCCGCCGACAAACACGCGGGCCCGGAGGAACCCGAGGAGGAGCCGCCCGAAGAGCGACGGCATCCGCCGGCCGAGACCACCGGAGGTGAACACCAGTGA
- a CDS encoding ribonuclease H family protein — MAAHGRPALRDLFDESPTPHIAHPPRTHHRDFYVATDGSFRESGGGLGAVIETRDGTRVARVATADAPPDNNVAEYRALHLGLDVLAARAPRDTSVGVLIDHDALASNVNSSILATQHPDGKSPQPVSVPTATRYHWRGIQARLNGFDEVRAARIDSDQNPAHPLANAPEQYRHVNREPDRCVLPETPDPAAAEFPPPSRADRNGGGGRASD; from the coding sequence ATGGCCGCTCACGGCCGGCCCGCACTGCGGGACCTGTTCGACGAATCGCCCACGCCCCACATCGCCCACCCTCCCCGGACTCATCATCGAGACTTCTACGTCGCCACCGACGGGTCTTTCCGGGAGTCGGGCGGCGGGCTGGGCGCCGTAATCGAAACGCGCGACGGCACCCGTGTCGCACGCGTTGCGACCGCGGACGCGCCGCCGGACAACAACGTTGCCGAGTATCGGGCGCTGCACCTCGGCTTGGACGTCCTCGCCGCGCGTGCACCGCGAGACACATCTGTCGGCGTCCTCATCGACCACGACGCGCTCGCCAGCAACGTCAACAGCTCCATCCTCGCGACACAGCATCCGGACGGAAAATCGCCGCAGCCGGTCTCCGTCCCGACCGCGACGCGGTATCACTGGCGCGGCATCCAAGCCCGACTCAACGGCTTCGACGAGGTCCGAGCGGCCCGCATCGATAGCGATCAGAATCCCGCCCACCCGCTCGCGAACGCGCCGGAGCAATACCGCCACGTCAACCGCGAACCCGACCGCTGCGTCCTTCCGGAAACCCCGGACCCGGCCGCAGCGGAATTTCCGCCGCCGTCCCGCGCCGACCGCAACGGCGGCGGGGGACGCGCCTCGGACTGA